Below is a window of Micromonospora chersina DNA.
CTCGGCGGTGCCGGTGACGTCGACTACCCGCACTATCTGATCAACGGCAGGGCCGGGGCCGCCCCCGTGACGTTCACCGGTCGGCCGCGCCAGCGGGTGCGGATCCGCCTCGTCAACGCCGCTTCCGACACCGCGTTCCGGGTCGCCCTCGGCAGCCACCGCCTCACCGTCACCCACACCGACGGATTCCCCGTCGCCGCCACCGCGTGCGACGCCCTGGTGCTCGGCATGGGTGAACGGGCGGACGTCACCGTGGACCTGGGCGACGGCGTCTTTCCCCTGGTCGCGGTCGCGGAGGGCAAGGGCGGCCAGGGCCTGGCCCTGGTCCGCACCGGCGCCGGAAGCACACCGAGCGCCGCGGTCCGTCCCCCGGAGTTGGACCGTCGGGTGCTGCTCACCGGTGGGCTGAGGGCTGCTGATGCCGTTCGGCTGGAGCGCCGCCGGGCCGATCGTGTGCACCGGCTGGTGTTGGGTGGCTCGATGATGCCCTACCGGTGGACGGTCAACGGCGCCACCTTCGGCAAGATCGATCCGTTGGTGGTCGGCCAGGGCGAGCGGGTCCGGTTGGAGTTCGTCAACCAGACGACGATGTTCCACCCCATGCACGTGCACGGGCACACGTTCGCGGTTGCCGACACCGGCGTGCGGAAGGACACGGTGATCGTGGTGCCGAAGCAGACGGTGGCGGTGGAGTTCGACGCGACAAACCCGGGTCAGTGGATGGCCCACTGCCACAACATCTACCACGCCGAAACCGGCATGATGATCAACCTGGCGTATCAGGAGTAGGCGCGGTTCTCCTCCCGGGTGACGGAGGCTCCCTGGTCCGGAATCCGCGAGCCTCCGGCTGTTCGGGGCCGGACAGCCAGGGTCGGGTCAGGTCATGACAGCGAGCAGGTCGCGGCAGGCCTTTTCGCAGGCCCGGCAGGAATCGGCGCAGACCCGGCAGTGCTCATGCATGCCGGCATGGGCGGCGCATTCGTCGCCGCAGCTCTTGCAGGCCGTCGCGCATGCCTCCAGCAGGCTTCGGGTGACGTTCGCGTCGTATCCGGTGTGCCGGGACAGCACCCGGGCGGTCGTGTCGCAGATGTCGGCGCAGTCCAGGTTCGTCCGGATGCACTTGGTCAGCTCGGCCACCATGTCCTCGCTCAGACAGGCGTCGGCACAGGCCGTGCACGCTTGCGCGCAGGAGCGTAGAGCGTCGATGGTGGCGGCAAGCTTGGCCCGGTCCAGGTTGATCGACTTTGGGTAGGTGTCGAGCATCGGCATGGACGCCGTCGTCATGGTCCGCTCCTCTGCCGTCATATTGGCCTCAGCCGTGCCATACCCAGAGCGATCGGAGGCATTCCGGCGAGAGCCGATTGGGAAGCGCGACCGCGGCAGTCAAAAGCGCCAGCTGTCCGAAGGGTCGACATGGTGGCTAGGACACGGCCACTGGCTGCTTCGGATCGACAGGGCGGAGGCTCCCGCACCTCGTTGGCGGGAGCCTCCGTAACCCAGCGGCCGTCAGGTGACCCGGCGGAAGCCGGCGACGGGCATGTAGTTGATGCTGAGAACGTTGACCGGCTTGCCGGCCCGCGGCGCGTGCACCATCAGGTCGTTACCGAGGTAGAGCCCCATGTGGTGCAGGTCGCTGTAGAAGAAGATCAGGTCGCCGGGGCGGGCGTCGGCCCGCGAGACCGGCCGTCCCTCGTTCCACTGTGCTCCGGTGAAGTGGGTGAGCGAGATGCCCGCGGCCTTGTAGGCGTACTGGGTGAGACCGGAACAGTCGAAGGCATCCGGTCCATTGGCTCCCCAGACATACGGGTCGCCGACCTGCTGGCAGGCGACCCTGATCGCCGTCTGCGCGGCGCTGTTGAGCACGCCGGAGATGGTGGGACAGCCCGTCACCTTCACCGTCGTCTTGGGCAGCGAAGCGGTCAGGCTCTTGATCTCAGCGTCGATCTGCTTCTTCCTCGCCGCCAGCTCGTCGCGCTGCTTGATCTCCGCGGCGATGAGCTCGTCCAGTTTCCGCTTCTGCGCGATGTACCGGTCGCGGACAGCCAGCACCCCGGCGATTTCCTGGCGCTGCTGGGCCGCGAGCCGGTCGAGGATCACCAGCTGCTCAGCGAGGGTCCCGGGCTTGGTGCTCACCAGCAGGGCGCTGAGCTCCTGCGAGGGGCCCCGCATGTAGTGCCGGGCGGCGATAGAGCCCACCCGGTTCATCGCCAGCGCGGACTCCAGCTCGAGCGGCGCCATCTTCTTCTCAAGGTCCGCCGACTTCTTCTGATTGGCCTTCAGCTGGGCCCGGACCTTGTTGTAGCCCTCGATGGTGGGCTCGAGCTGCTCCCACTTCTTGTCGATCTGCGCCTCGATCTCGTCCGCCGACGGTGCCGCGTGCGCGGGGGCTGCCAGCAACCCGGCGCCGACCGCGACGGCCGCGATGACGCTGAGTAGACGATGTATCACCCGACGCCCACTCGCCGAAGGTGCGGGTGAGCGACATGGGACCTGATGGTGGACGGGCATGGATGCCACCAGCGCGAACTCCTTCTACCGTGACGTGGAGCAGGGCGGACGTTGTGGCGCCCGCCGCGGCGAGCGCCTCCCGCATCCTTCCCTACTATCACCGGATAGTAGAAGAGGGCTGTCGTGACAGGTCAACCGACGCACTGCAGAAGATGGAGAGCGAGCCCGCTGAACTACGTAGCGTGACTGTTCGTGCTACCGGCTGACCACGTGCCAAAGTGGCCCGGCGGCGAGACCCGCGACGAGGCTGAGCGCGGCGGCGGACACCGCCAGCCGCGCTGACCACCGGCGACCGCTCAGCCGCGACTCCACCGCAGACGTGTCGCCGGCGTGGCGGTATGTGGGCGTGATCCAGCGCAGGTAGTAGAAGAGGCTGAGCACGCTGTTGGCGAACACGACGACGGCGAGCCAGGCGTATCCCCCGTCCCAGGCGGCGGTCGCGGTGGTGAGTTTGCCGATGAACACCGTGGTCGGTGGGGTGCCGACCAGGCCGAGCAGCGCGACCAGCAGGGCCGCGGCGAGCCATGGCCGCTGTGCGGCCAGACCGCGGTAGTCGGCGAGGTCGCGGTGCTCGGGCAGGGCGGCGCTGACCGCGAACGCGGCGATGTTCGTCGCGGTGTAGCCGGTGAGATACACCAGCAGCGACGGCAGGGCCAGGTCGCTGCGGCCGACCGCCACGACCGGCACGAGCAGGAAACCGACCTGGCTGACCGTCGACCAGCCGAGGAGTCGCCGGGGGTCGGACTGCCAGTACGCGGCGAGGTTGCCCAACGTCATGCTCGCCGCCGCGAGCGCCGCCACCAGCAGCGGCCACGACGACGGGGGAAGCACGGTGGCCAGCCGGTAGACCGCGAGCAGCGCACCGATCTTGGGCACGGTGGTGAGGAAGGTCGCGGCCGTGGCCGTGGTGG
It encodes the following:
- a CDS encoding multicopper oxidase family protein; its protein translation is MSPTLTRRRLLAGIAGTVGLAGAAGVAAWTGGLFDPRLVAPGSDLVARTEAARRRASGRIVSVALNPRPVTLDLGGRQVQTWGYQESAPGPLLRARAGDVLRVEVTNGLTAETSVHWHGVALRNDMDGVPGVTQPAIAAGARHTYEFTVPDPGTYFYHPHSGVQLDRALYGVLVVDDPHEAGRYDQEWIVVLDDWVDGTGRTPDDVLASLQSMGGHGDMAGMDHGGMSGMSMGGMETMVSPLLGGAGDVDYPHYLINGRAGAAPVTFTGRPRQRVRIRLVNAASDTAFRVALGSHRLTVTHTDGFPVAATACDALVLGMGERADVTVDLGDGVFPLVAVAEGKGGQGLALVRTGAGSTPSAAVRPPELDRRVLLTGGLRAADAVRLERRRADRVHRLVLGGSMMPYRWTVNGATFGKIDPLVVGQGERVRLEFVNQTTMFHPMHVHGHTFAVADTGVRKDTVIVVPKQTVAVEFDATNPGQWMAHCHNIYHAETGMMINLAYQE
- a CDS encoding four-helix bundle copper-binding protein — protein: MTTASMPMLDTYPKSINLDRAKLAATIDALRSCAQACTACADACLSEDMVAELTKCIRTNLDCADICDTTARVLSRHTGYDANVTRSLLEACATACKSCGDECAAHAGMHEHCRVCADSCRACEKACRDLLAVMT
- a CDS encoding C40 family peptidase, encoding MPVHHQVPCRSPAPSASGRRVIHRLLSVIAAVAVGAGLLAAPAHAAPSADEIEAQIDKKWEQLEPTIEGYNKVRAQLKANQKKSADLEKKMAPLELESALAMNRVGSIAARHYMRGPSQELSALLVSTKPGTLAEQLVILDRLAAQQRQEIAGVLAVRDRYIAQKRKLDELIAAEIKQRDELAARKKQIDAEIKSLTASLPKTTVKVTGCPTISGVLNSAAQTAIRVACQQVGDPYVWGANGPDAFDCSGLTQYAYKAAGISLTHFTGAQWNEGRPVSRADARPGDLIFFYSDLHHMGLYLGNDLMVHAPRAGKPVNVLSINYMPVAGFRRVT
- a CDS encoding NADH-quinone oxidoreductase subunit N, with the translated sequence METEMMRPLLLLPEMLLAGGALAALIGGSFVPRHRQWIIRIFTALVLVTTIVTAAIQLRSPATSAFDDSFAVDTATGIARILAASGTLLILAIATDEISASARESETYALLLFSTAGTVLLAGANDLLALAVGFLLASIPLYALIGLAHTRAGAEAAMKTYLMGALFGILLLLGVTILSGLTGATGYAELADRLADTPQAAVTVAAVAVIAGLMFKAGGVPAHFWVPDAAQATTATAATFLTTVPKIGALLAVYRLATVLPPSSWPLLVAALAAASMTLGNLAAYWQSDPRRLLGWSTVSQVGFLLVPVVAVGRSDLALPSLLVYLTGYTATNIAAFAVSAALPEHRDLADYRGLAAQRPWLAAALLVALLGLVGTPPTTVFIGKLTTATAAWDGGYAWLAVVVFANSVLSLFYYLRWITPTYRHAGDTSAVESRLSGRRWSARLAVSAAALSLVAGLAAGPLWHVVSR